The Fimbriimonas ginsengisoli Gsoil 348 genome window below encodes:
- a CDS encoding DUF885 family protein, which yields MIPLFALAAMVTSFAPAIDMPAVINRFAADRDSLERAYPVAASQVRADRFRKFYNEELGTLGRIDYGQLDQDGKVDYVLLEEMLRHELRTLDAAVEYKRQMAPLLPFANTILDLELARRRMEPIDSPATATKLNELSKTIADAKKRLEGELEHGDLAVTNGVDKAPANAKIVVSRSSANRALQTLGEVRRSFEHWYGFYNGYDPSFGWWNEAPHKAVLAALDDYVNFVRERIVAIKADDKTTIIGFPIGREALLADLEFERIPYTPEELIAIADKQYDWCLAEMKKASRELGYGDDWHKALEHVKQQYVEPGKQPALIRELALEAIDFVEKRDLVTIPPLAKETWRMEMMSPEAQLQNPFFLGGETIQVSFPTNTMAHEAKLMSLRGNNRYFARATVHHELIPGHHLQGFMADRYNPHRQNFYTPFYVEGWALYWEMLLWNLGFAQTPEQKIGMLFWRMHRCARITFSLSFHLGKMTPQQCVDMLVDKVGHERENALAEVRRSFAGNYSPLYQAAYMLGGLQLMSLKHDLVDSGKMTIKQFHDAVLHTGPIPIDLVRVTLTGAPLEKDKQATWRFAPTN from the coding sequence ATGATTCCGCTCTTCGCTCTCGCCGCCATGGTCACTTCATTCGCTCCCGCCATCGACATGCCGGCGGTCATCAATCGCTTCGCCGCCGATCGCGACAGTTTGGAGCGCGCTTACCCCGTTGCCGCCTCGCAGGTACGGGCAGACCGTTTCCGGAAGTTCTATAACGAGGAGCTCGGAACGCTGGGTCGGATCGACTATGGTCAGCTCGACCAAGATGGAAAGGTCGACTACGTGCTTTTGGAGGAGATGCTCCGGCACGAGCTGAGGACCCTGGACGCAGCGGTTGAGTACAAGCGCCAAATGGCGCCCCTTCTACCTTTCGCGAACACGATCCTCGATCTCGAGCTGGCCCGGCGGCGGATGGAGCCGATCGATTCCCCTGCCACCGCGACCAAGCTGAACGAGCTGTCGAAGACGATCGCCGACGCCAAGAAACGACTGGAAGGCGAGCTCGAGCACGGAGATCTCGCCGTCACGAACGGAGTCGACAAGGCTCCGGCGAACGCAAAAATCGTCGTCAGCCGCAGCTCCGCGAACCGCGCCCTGCAAACGCTGGGCGAGGTACGTCGGAGCTTTGAGCATTGGTACGGGTTTTACAACGGCTACGATCCGAGCTTCGGCTGGTGGAACGAGGCGCCCCATAAGGCGGTGCTCGCCGCCCTCGACGATTACGTCAACTTTGTCCGGGAACGCATTGTCGCAATCAAGGCCGACGACAAGACCACCATCATCGGCTTCCCGATCGGACGAGAGGCGTTACTCGCGGATCTGGAGTTCGAGCGGATCCCCTACACGCCGGAAGAGCTGATCGCCATCGCCGACAAGCAGTACGACTGGTGCCTTGCGGAAATGAAAAAGGCGTCCCGAGAGTTAGGGTACGGCGATGACTGGCATAAGGCGCTAGAGCACGTAAAGCAGCAATACGTGGAGCCCGGCAAACAACCCGCTCTCATCCGCGAACTCGCTCTGGAAGCGATCGACTTCGTGGAGAAGCGCGACCTCGTCACGATCCCGCCGCTTGCCAAAGAGACTTGGCGAATGGAAATGATGTCGCCAGAGGCGCAGCTCCAAAACCCGTTCTTCTTGGGCGGCGAGACGATCCAGGTGAGCTTCCCCACCAACACGATGGCCCACGAGGCAAAGCTGATGAGCCTGCGCGGAAACAACCGGTACTTCGCCCGCGCTACCGTTCACCACGAGCTGATTCCCGGCCACCACCTCCAGGGGTTCATGGCCGATCGGTACAATCCGCATCGACAAAACTTCTACACTCCGTTCTACGTGGAAGGGTGGGCGCTCTATTGGGAGATGCTGCTCTGGAATCTCGGCTTCGCCCAGACGCCGGAGCAAAAGATCGGCATGCTCTTCTGGAGAATGCACCGTTGTGCGCGGATCACCTTCTCGCTGTCGTTTCACCTCGGAAAGATGACGCCCCAGCAATGCGTGGACATGCTCGTCGACAAGGTCGGTCACGAGCGGGAGAACGCTCTCGCCGAGGTTCGCCGATCGTTCGCGGGAAACTACTCGCCGCTTTACCAAGCCGCCTACATGCTCGGCGGCCTTCAGCTCATGTCGCTAAAGCACGACCTCGTTGACAGCGGCAAGATGACGATCAAGCAATTTCACGACGCGGTTTTGCACACCGGCCCCATCCCGATCGACCTCGTCCGGGTGACGCTGACCGGGGCTCCGCTGGAGAAGGATAAGCAAGCCACTTGGAGATTCGCTCCTACCAACTGA
- a CDS encoding potassium/proton antiporter produces MSFETGMLVGSALLLLSVLASKASSRLGIPVLVLFLGVGMLAGSDGPGGIAFNDPALARDLGTVALIFILFSGGLDTDWRTIRPVLAPGLTLATVGVAVSTLAVGGFAWKVLGWPPLVGLLLGAIVSSTDASALFAVLRGRGLRLQHRLAPLLEMESGSNDPMAVFLTIAITGILTGSKASPASLIPAFLIEMGVGALFGILGGRAAVWIINRVQLDYDGLYPVLTIGFVLLVYFGAHAVHGNGFLAVYAAGVVLGSLGFLHKESLKQFHDGLAWLVQVVMFLTLGLLVFPSRLPYIFGAGLATAAFVVFVARPLAVLLALLPFRKIAFREKLFVGWVGLRGAVPIVLATIPLTAGVPQADRLFDVVFFVVLTSVLIQGTTIGRVAAWLQVIAPSRRGSGPRTAPANVLELDLTESSPASGRRVVDLNLPNSALLVLVTRDGRAFVPQGSTTLRPGDHIQLATRKFDIEDLRILIAGK; encoded by the coding sequence GTGTCGTTCGAAACCGGCATGCTGGTCGGCTCGGCGCTTCTGCTGCTGAGCGTACTCGCGAGCAAGGCCTCCAGCCGGCTGGGGATCCCGGTGCTGGTGTTGTTCCTCGGCGTCGGCATGTTGGCGGGTAGCGACGGTCCGGGAGGAATCGCCTTCAACGACCCGGCCCTCGCCCGCGATCTCGGCACCGTCGCGCTGATCTTCATCCTTTTCTCGGGCGGGCTGGACACCGACTGGCGAACGATCCGCCCGGTCCTGGCTCCCGGTCTCACGCTTGCCACCGTCGGCGTGGCCGTCAGCACCCTCGCGGTGGGCGGATTCGCGTGGAAGGTGCTTGGGTGGCCGCCGTTGGTGGGACTGCTGCTCGGGGCGATCGTCTCCTCGACCGACGCTTCGGCCTTATTCGCCGTGCTGCGGGGACGCGGGCTTCGCCTGCAGCACCGGCTCGCCCCGCTCTTGGAGATGGAATCGGGGAGCAACGACCCGATGGCAGTCTTCCTCACCATCGCCATCACTGGGATCTTGACCGGCTCCAAAGCGAGCCCCGCGAGCCTGATCCCCGCGTTTCTCATCGAAATGGGAGTGGGCGCCTTGTTTGGCATCCTTGGCGGACGCGCGGCAGTATGGATCATCAACCGGGTGCAGCTCGACTACGACGGTCTGTATCCGGTACTGACGATCGGCTTCGTGCTGCTCGTCTACTTTGGCGCTCACGCCGTGCATGGCAACGGATTCCTCGCCGTTTACGCCGCCGGCGTGGTCCTCGGCAGCCTGGGATTTCTCCACAAGGAGAGCCTCAAGCAATTTCACGATGGTCTCGCCTGGCTCGTGCAAGTGGTGATGTTCTTAACCCTCGGGTTATTGGTTTTCCCAAGCCGGCTGCCGTATATTTTCGGCGCCGGGCTTGCCACGGCGGCATTCGTCGTCTTCGTCGCTCGACCGCTGGCGGTTCTCCTGGCGCTGCTGCCGTTCCGAAAGATCGCCTTTCGTGAAAAGCTTTTTGTGGGCTGGGTGGGGCTGCGAGGCGCGGTGCCGATCGTCCTCGCCACGATCCCGTTGACGGCGGGCGTTCCGCAGGCGGATCGCCTTTTCGATGTGGTTTTCTTTGTGGTGCTCACTTCCGTGCTTATCCAAGGGACGACGATTGGCAGGGTGGCGGCTTGGCTTCAGGTAATCGCGCCGTCGAGGCGCGGATCCGGCCCCCGCACGGCGCCGGCGAATGTCTTGGAACTGGATCTGACCGAGAGTTCTCCCGCCTCCGGCCGAAGGGTGGTCGATCTCAACCTTCCAAACAGCGCTCTCCTAGTCCTCGTCACCCGAGACGGGCGTGCTTTCGTGCCACAAGGTTCGACCACTCTGCGCCCGGGCGACCACATCCAACTCGCCACACGGAAGTTCGATATCGAGGATCTTAGGATCTTGATCGCCGGGAAATAG
- a CDS encoding metallophosphoesterase, translating into MSAPRRTKPAPSRRDFLKYAGAGAVCSVLPFGYSQVDTRWLSVEEEEIRLPLWDADGFRAVVLADVHANSAEQAEFAEIAAKAAVNEKPDVILIPGDHLNASDSRHLRNLKRFTDAFADAKCPVLATLGNHDYSSGVEKIVRAFHDSPVRLLRNEIAEVGGVSVAGLDDALYGKHRPEILSDDRLSKSLLTMLHEPDFVDELPRHVSLQVSGHSHGGQICLPFGVALHTPRGAQRYIDGFYPEAPIPVFVTRGVGTTGARYRLFCRPQVAVLTLRAA; encoded by the coding sequence ATGAGCGCTCCTCGCCGCACTAAGCCCGCTCCGTCGCGTCGCGACTTCCTGAAGTATGCGGGGGCGGGCGCCGTCTGTTCCGTCCTCCCGTTCGGCTACAGCCAAGTCGACACCCGGTGGCTCAGCGTCGAAGAGGAGGAGATAAGACTCCCGCTTTGGGACGCCGACGGATTTAGAGCGGTTGTCCTTGCCGATGTCCATGCGAATAGCGCCGAGCAGGCGGAATTCGCCGAGATCGCGGCCAAGGCGGCGGTGAACGAGAAACCGGACGTCATCCTGATCCCCGGCGATCATCTCAACGCATCCGATTCGCGGCACCTTCGAAATCTCAAGCGCTTTACCGACGCCTTCGCCGACGCCAAGTGTCCGGTTCTCGCCACCCTCGGCAATCACGACTATTCTTCCGGCGTTGAGAAGATCGTCCGGGCTTTCCACGACTCGCCGGTTCGACTGCTCCGGAACGAAATCGCCGAAGTCGGAGGCGTCTCGGTGGCCGGGTTAGACGACGCCCTGTACGGCAAACATCGGCCCGAAATTCTCTCGGATGACCGCCTCTCGAAATCCTTGCTCACGATGCTCCACGAGCCGGACTTCGTCGACGAGCTGCCCCGCCATGTGAGCCTTCAGGTAAGCGGGCACAGCCACGGCGGCCAAATCTGCCTACCTTTCGGCGTCGCACTCCATACCCCCCGAGGGGCTCAAAGGTACATCGACGGATTCTATCCGGAGGCGCCCATACCTGTCTTCGTGACTCGCGGGGTCGGTACCACCGGCGCCCGATACCGCCTCTTTTGCCGTCCCCAGGTGGCGGTGTTGACGTTGCGAGCAGCCTAG
- the acpS gene encoding holo-ACP synthase — protein sequence MIVGLGIDLVEIERIRRAMKNPRFVYRILTDSERALCTTPARVAGRWAAKEAVYKAVGLPLCWHDIEILQDHLGAPRVQIHSHQYDGKRLRLQVSITHERSHAAAVATLERVVMQVPTVS from the coding sequence ATGATCGTAGGACTGGGAATCGACCTCGTCGAAATCGAACGGATTCGCCGGGCGATGAAAAACCCTAGGTTCGTCTACCGAATTCTTACCGATTCCGAACGGGCTCTCTGCACCACCCCCGCCCGCGTTGCGGGACGATGGGCAGCCAAGGAGGCGGTTTACAAAGCGGTCGGCCTGCCGCTTTGCTGGCACGACATCGAGATCCTTCAGGATCACCTCGGGGCTCCGAGGGTGCAGATCCATTCCCACCAGTACGACGGGAAGCGCCTCCGCCTCCAAGTCAGTATCACCCACGAACGATCCCACGCCGCCGCCGTCGCCACCCTCGAGCGGGTCGTTATGCAGGTCCCAACCGTAAGTTAG
- a CDS encoding metallophosphoesterase, giving the protein MRFRDLALITLGVGAGMAIYGALVESKRLVYERKTLHLEDWPEELNGFRIVVVSDLHIRDKYSVELVKRAFEMALAEEPDMLVLPGDFVDYWKPGVDEMLREVLAPLKAMEGSAVAIAGNHDYWYGDIVRLADALAEVDVHFLRNEIWRHKGITWVGLDSAVQKMARPEEIVLGPGDRPAIALWHEPDAIAGLPRGIALQISGHSHGGQFRFPGGFTPMHSTLGKKYPSGWYPDAPTPLYVTRGVGTTGPPTRFNCPPEISVLTLNSPTNP; this is encoded by the coding sequence ATGCGCTTTCGGGATCTCGCGCTAATTACGTTGGGCGTTGGCGCCGGGATGGCGATTTATGGCGCTTTGGTGGAGTCAAAGCGTCTCGTCTACGAGCGGAAGACGCTCCACCTCGAAGACTGGCCGGAAGAGTTGAACGGCTTTCGGATCGTTGTCGTTAGCGATCTTCATATCAGGGACAAATATTCGGTCGAGCTCGTCAAGAGGGCGTTTGAAATGGCCCTTGCCGAAGAGCCCGACATGCTGGTTCTGCCGGGCGACTTCGTCGACTACTGGAAGCCCGGAGTCGACGAAATGCTGCGGGAAGTGCTCGCCCCGCTCAAAGCCATGGAGGGGAGCGCCGTGGCGATCGCCGGCAACCATGACTACTGGTACGGCGATATCGTGCGGCTGGCCGACGCCCTCGCCGAGGTCGATGTCCACTTCCTCAGGAACGAAATCTGGCGACACAAGGGGATCACCTGGGTCGGCCTCGACTCGGCGGTGCAAAAAATGGCCCGCCCAGAGGAAATCGTACTCGGCCCCGGCGATCGCCCCGCCATCGCCCTTTGGCACGAGCCGGACGCCATCGCCGGGTTGCCGAGAGGCATCGCCCTCCAAATCAGCGGCCACTCCCACGGCGGCCAATTCCGCTTCCCCGGCGGCTTCACCCCGATGCACTCCACCCTCGGCAAGAAGTACCCCTCCGGCTGGTATCCCGACGCCCCCACCCCCCTCTACGTAACCCGAGGCGTCGGCACCACCGGCCCCCCCACCCGCTTCAACTGCCCCCCCGAAATCAGCGTCCTCACGCTAAACAGCCCCACCAACCCATAA
- the rny gene encoding ribonuclease Y, giving the protein MLLHYVVAALIGLGVVIVTSFAIYLGWLKPMWLDAIKRREEAEATERRAQQETEARRDAVLAEAKEEASRIRARAEEEAKEKLSALGRTEDRLCMKEEGLEERRRLLEERDANLHREARILGEKEDSIERRIRAIDEEFQRVGALNKTQARDLYLKRVEAEFKDIGQRRAKEVELAAIADAERRAKKIILDVMQRNVVDYVTEATLAVVELPSEDMKGRIIGREGRNIRAFEQVTGVDLIIDETPEAVVISCFDPVRRETARLALMNLMVDGRIHPGRIEELYEKATAEVTRTILDAGERAAERANVVGLPPKVIETMGRLRFRTSYAQNVLDHSVEVSRLAGSLAAELGLNTEVAKRAGLLHDIGKALGPEYEGPHALTGMEFLRGQSEKDAILHAVGAHHHEIEPESPEAILVILADTISAARPGARRENLENYLKRLNALEGLANSFPGVERSYAVQAGREIRLIVKPMEVDDMAAARLANEVAKRIEKDLEYPGQIKVTVIREMRVQQVAK; this is encoded by the coding sequence ATGCTGCTGCATTACGTCGTCGCCGCGCTAATCGGGCTGGGGGTGGTCATCGTTACCTCCTTCGCCATCTACCTTGGATGGCTCAAACCGATGTGGCTGGACGCGATCAAGCGGCGCGAGGAAGCCGAAGCGACCGAGCGACGGGCCCAGCAAGAGACCGAAGCGAGGCGCGACGCGGTACTGGCCGAAGCGAAGGAAGAGGCGAGCCGAATCCGCGCGCGAGCCGAGGAAGAGGCGAAAGAAAAGCTCTCCGCGCTGGGACGCACGGAGGACCGCCTTTGCATGAAGGAGGAAGGGCTCGAGGAGCGCCGACGCCTGCTCGAAGAGCGCGATGCCAACCTCCACCGAGAGGCGCGGATACTCGGCGAAAAGGAAGACTCCATCGAGAGGCGGATCCGTGCCATCGACGAGGAGTTCCAGCGAGTGGGCGCCCTCAACAAAACCCAGGCCCGCGACCTGTACCTTAAGCGGGTCGAAGCTGAATTCAAAGACATCGGCCAGCGGCGGGCCAAAGAGGTAGAGCTAGCCGCCATCGCCGACGCCGAGCGCCGGGCTAAGAAGATCATCCTCGACGTGATGCAGCGGAATGTCGTGGACTACGTGACGGAAGCGACCCTCGCGGTCGTCGAGCTTCCGAGCGAGGACATGAAGGGACGCATCATCGGCCGGGAAGGGCGCAACATCCGCGCCTTCGAACAGGTGACCGGCGTCGACCTCATCATCGACGAAACCCCGGAGGCGGTCGTCATTAGCTGCTTCGATCCGGTGCGCCGAGAGACCGCCCGTCTCGCGCTGATGAACCTGATGGTCGATGGCCGAATCCACCCGGGAAGAATCGAGGAGCTCTACGAGAAAGCCACCGCCGAGGTAACGCGAACGATCCTCGACGCCGGTGAGCGCGCCGCCGAGCGAGCGAACGTCGTCGGTCTGCCGCCAAAGGTGATCGAGACGATGGGGCGGCTACGATTCCGCACCAGCTACGCCCAGAATGTCCTCGACCACAGCGTTGAGGTTTCCCGCCTGGCGGGCAGCCTGGCCGCCGAGCTGGGATTGAACACCGAGGTGGCGAAGCGGGCCGGACTGCTCCACGATATCGGCAAGGCGTTAGGCCCTGAGTATGAGGGGCCGCACGCACTGACCGGCATGGAATTCCTGCGCGGGCAAAGCGAGAAAGACGCGATTCTGCACGCCGTCGGCGCGCACCACCACGAGATCGAACCGGAGTCGCCGGAGGCGATTTTGGTCATTCTCGCCGACACCATCTCTGCCGCCCGACCGGGCGCCCGGCGAGAAAACCTGGAGAACTACCTGAAGCGGCTCAACGCGCTCGAAGGGCTCGCGAACAGCTTCCCCGGAGTCGAGCGAAGCTACGCCGTTCAAGCCGGCCGGGAGATCCGCCTCATCGTCAAGCCGATGGAGGTCGACGATATGGCCGCCGCTCGGCTTGCGAACGAGGTCGCGAAACGGATCGAGAAAGACCTGGAATACCCCGGCCAGATCAAAGTCACCGTCATCCGCGAAATGCGCGTGCAGCAGGTGGCAAAGTAG
- the ppc gene encoding phosphoenolpyruvate carboxylase, whose amino-acid sequence MRSFLNLEPEAFGLSAELSRDLRTLDRLLGKVLTEQEGDQMIDLARKLYSEKIDPATLFTQIPELKDPNRLRGLARAFTLLFQLANTAEQKEIVRVNRERRGARRESIRDAVKELKHKGLDAEAIQALIDRIEITPTLTAHPTEAKRKVVLDKLQSIALLLAEDDSGPLLTSPLDVANRATEEIERTLTELWQTDEMRATRLSVGEEVRNALYFFERTIMEVVPWLHGDLARALAEEFPGHEFRIPTFLTYRSWVGGDRDGNPNVTPELTWQTLLDHRIQALETYLPRVEALRRELTQSVKLVGVSPELTASLEADLKRLPYKPEAVQRYSQEPYVLKLLGVEERLRETLAQARALAGGRRGQFENLFASPDELLADLNLIQTSLRANRAAEIADEGRLPHLIRQVEAFGFHLATLDLRQHSDEHAKALDEILVAAGVLPAGTNYRDLPEAEKIELLKAELRSPRPLLPVGYTGSETCRRVLDVFHVTRRARAELSDRSIVAYVISMTHGVSDMLEVLLFCKEAGLFRLLPDGTVESELEVVPLFETIEDLHGSADLMRQLFSNESYRLHLEARGGRQEIMLGYSDSSKDGGYLAANWALQWTLAEIAKVSEELHIPIRLFHGRGGTVGRGGGRANKAILSQPAGSFSGRIRFTEQGEVISFRYSLPPIAHRHLEQIVSAVLLAAAGGGNADAERQYGEVMAELEETSRAAYRSLVYDDPDFWAFYTQATPIEHISLLPIASRPVFRPGKALSGIEGLRAIPWNFAWVQSRTTLVGWYGMGTALEKYVNSSPANLETVRTMYRGWPFFRTVVDNAQLELVRAHIPTARLYAARVEPKELGDRMERTIEEEHARTEQMILRITGQERLLESARVVRSTVEFRNPAVMPLSVVQVALMDAWESLSEEEQAGAWREAMLQSIAGIAAAMQSTG is encoded by the coding sequence ATGCGCTCGTTCTTGAACCTGGAGCCGGAGGCGTTTGGGCTTTCGGCGGAGTTGTCGCGGGATCTGCGAACGCTCGACCGGCTGCTGGGGAAGGTCCTGACCGAGCAGGAAGGGGATCAGATGATCGACCTCGCCCGGAAGCTCTATTCCGAGAAAATCGATCCCGCCACCCTCTTCACCCAGATTCCCGAGCTGAAAGACCCGAACCGCCTTCGCGGCCTCGCCCGAGCCTTCACCCTTCTCTTCCAGCTCGCCAACACTGCCGAACAAAAGGAAATCGTCCGGGTCAACCGGGAGCGGCGCGGCGCGCGTCGGGAGTCGATCCGCGACGCGGTGAAGGAGCTGAAGCACAAAGGCTTGGATGCCGAAGCCATTCAGGCTCTGATCGATCGAATCGAGATCACGCCGACCCTCACCGCCCATCCCACCGAAGCGAAGAGAAAGGTCGTCCTCGACAAACTCCAGAGCATCGCCCTTCTCCTCGCGGAAGACGATTCCGGCCCCCTCCTCACCTCCCCGCTCGATGTCGCGAACCGGGCGACCGAAGAGATCGAGCGGACCCTCACCGAACTGTGGCAAACCGACGAGATGCGGGCGACCCGCCTCAGCGTGGGCGAAGAGGTCCGCAACGCGCTTTACTTCTTCGAGCGGACCATCATGGAGGTCGTCCCCTGGCTTCACGGCGACCTCGCCCGGGCGCTAGCCGAGGAGTTTCCGGGCCACGAGTTCCGGATTCCCACCTTCCTCACCTACCGCTCCTGGGTCGGCGGCGACCGCGACGGTAACCCAAACGTCACCCCGGAGCTAACCTGGCAAACGCTGCTGGATCACCGGATCCAAGCGCTGGAAACGTACCTCCCGCGGGTCGAGGCACTCCGTCGCGAACTCACCCAAAGCGTAAAGCTGGTCGGCGTCTCGCCGGAGCTGACGGCTTCCCTGGAAGCCGACCTCAAGCGCCTCCCCTATAAGCCGGAAGCGGTCCAGCGCTACTCGCAAGAGCCATACGTCCTCAAGCTCCTGGGCGTAGAGGAGCGGCTCCGGGAGACGCTGGCCCAAGCGCGCGCCCTCGCCGGCGGCCGCCGGGGGCAGTTCGAGAACCTCTTCGCCTCGCCTGACGAGCTGCTCGCCGATCTCAACCTGATCCAAACCAGCCTGAGAGCCAACCGGGCCGCGGAGATCGCCGACGAGGGAAGGCTCCCCCATCTCATTAGGCAGGTGGAGGCGTTCGGATTCCATCTGGCCACGCTCGATCTTCGGCAACACAGCGACGAGCACGCTAAAGCGCTCGACGAGATCCTCGTCGCGGCCGGAGTGCTGCCCGCTGGAACGAACTACCGGGATCTCCCGGAGGCCGAAAAGATCGAGCTCCTCAAGGCCGAGCTCCGCAGCCCGCGCCCCCTGCTGCCGGTCGGTTACACCGGCTCCGAGACCTGCCGGCGAGTGCTCGACGTGTTCCACGTAACACGCCGGGCGAGGGCGGAGCTAAGCGACCGCTCCATCGTCGCCTACGTCATCTCGATGACCCACGGAGTGAGCGACATGCTGGAGGTGCTCCTCTTCTGCAAGGAGGCCGGGCTCTTCCGCCTTCTCCCCGATGGAACCGTCGAAAGCGAGCTCGAGGTCGTCCCGCTGTTCGAGACCATCGAAGACCTTCACGGCTCCGCCGACCTGATGAGGCAGCTTTTCTCCAACGAGAGCTACCGGCTCCACCTGGAGGCGAGAGGCGGGCGGCAAGAGATCATGCTCGGTTACAGCGACAGCAGCAAGGACGGCGGCTATCTCGCCGCGAACTGGGCGCTGCAGTGGACGCTGGCCGAGATCGCGAAGGTGAGCGAGGAGCTTCATATTCCGATTCGGCTCTTCCACGGCCGAGGCGGCACCGTCGGACGCGGTGGCGGACGCGCCAACAAGGCGATTCTCTCTCAACCCGCCGGTTCGTTCAGCGGCCGGATCCGGTTCACCGAACAGGGCGAGGTTATCAGTTTCCGCTACTCGCTCCCGCCGATCGCCCACCGCCACTTGGAGCAGATCGTAAGCGCGGTCCTCCTGGCCGCCGCCGGCGGTGGGAATGCAGACGCCGAGCGCCAGTACGGCGAGGTGATGGCCGAACTCGAGGAGACCTCCCGCGCCGCTTACCGGTCGCTGGTGTACGACGATCCCGATTTCTGGGCGTTTTACACCCAGGCCACCCCCATCGAGCACATCTCGCTGCTTCCCATCGCATCTCGTCCTGTCTTTCGTCCCGGAAAGGCGCTCTCCGGAATCGAAGGTTTGCGAGCCATCCCGTGGAACTTCGCCTGGGTGCAAAGCCGGACCACCTTGGTCGGCTGGTACGGCATGGGGACCGCGCTCGAGAAGTATGTCAATTCCTCACCCGCCAACCTCGAGACCGTGCGCACGATGTACCGCGGGTGGCCGTTCTTCCGCACCGTGGTCGATAACGCCCAGCTCGAGCTGGTCCGCGCGCACATCCCTACCGCTCGCCTGTACGCCGCCCGCGTCGAGCCGAAGGAACTCGGCGACCGGATGGAGAGGACAATCGAAGAGGAGCACGCCCGCACCGAGCAGATGATCTTGCGAATCACCGGTCAAGAGCGGCTGTTGGAATCCGCCCGGGTCGTGCGGAGCACCGTGGAGTTCCGCAACCCGGCGGTTATGCCGCTCAGCGTCGTCCAAGTAGCGCTCATGGATGCGTGGGAAAGCCTTAGCGAAGAAGAGCAGGCCGGCGCCTGGCGGGAAGCGATGCTTCAGAGCATCGCCGGCATTGCGGCGGCGATGCAGAGCACGGGATAA
- a CDS encoding regulatory protein RecX produces MPDEYEAALTAALRRLQASDRYESEVRRALSKYPSRTVDRVVAYLQENRLLDDERTTQMVVEFNEGRRAIGVERLRATLEQRGAPDELIENAVAATAQGDAERADLLLTTKFPTPVVQDRAKAGRFLYGRGFTEETIEEALERHFGSPQSEF; encoded by the coding sequence ATGCCCGATGAATATGAGGCTGCCCTTACTGCCGCGCTACGGCGGCTGCAGGCTTCCGACCGTTACGAGTCGGAGGTTCGCCGGGCGCTGTCAAAATATCCTTCGAGAACCGTCGATCGCGTAGTGGCCTACCTCCAAGAGAACCGCCTCCTCGACGACGAGCGCACCACTCAAATGGTGGTCGAGTTCAATGAAGGACGCCGGGCGATCGGGGTGGAGAGGCTGCGCGCGACACTGGAGCAGCGCGGCGCTCCCGACGAACTGATCGAAAACGCGGTGGCGGCCACCGCCCAGGGGGATGCGGAGCGCGCCGACCTGCTGCTAACGACGAAATTCCCCACACCGGTAGTACAAGACCGGGCCAAAGCCGGTCGCTTCTTGTACGGCCGCGGATTTACCGAGGAGACGATCGAAGAAGCCTTGGAACGGCACTTCGGGTCTCCGCAATCAGAATTCTAG
- a CDS encoding RNA polymerase sigma factor, with translation MSLRDFFPRSHRQKLSFGEVVSTEIPVLYRVARRLVLNEADAEDLVGQTLLLGAKGWASFDGRYARSWLIRILRNEHLGRIRHRAIRPESALAEVAEPSDDGFWKEVSWRAVGEDILRELDRLPEEYRIAVALCDIEELSYEEAADAIDVPVGTIRSRLFRGRRLLRSRLVRAVGHDFAEPNLAAAGDNS, from the coding sequence ATGTCCCTTCGCGATTTCTTTCCCCGTAGCCATCGGCAGAAGCTTTCTTTCGGAGAGGTCGTTTCTACCGAGATCCCGGTCTTGTACCGGGTGGCACGGCGGCTGGTGCTCAACGAGGCGGACGCCGAGGATTTGGTGGGGCAGACCTTGCTTCTTGGGGCCAAGGGTTGGGCGTCGTTCGATGGCCGATACGCCCGAAGCTGGCTCATCCGGATACTTAGGAACGAACATTTGGGGCGAATCCGTCACCGGGCCATTCGCCCGGAATCGGCGCTCGCCGAAGTTGCCGAGCCGTCCGACGACGGCTTTTGGAAAGAGGTGAGCTGGCGCGCGGTGGGCGAGGATATTCTCCGCGAGCTCGATCGGCTTCCCGAGGAATACCGCATCGCGGTCGCTCTCTGCGACATCGAGGAGCTCAGCTACGAAGAGGCCGCCGACGCGATCGACGTTCCGGTCGGGACGATTCGCTCGCGGCTTTTTCGGGGGCGTCGCCTTCTTCGTTCGCGACTCGTGCGAGCCGTGGGCCACGACTTTGCCGAGCCGAATTTGGCTGCGGCGGGAGACAATTCATGA